Sequence from the Sanguibacter keddieii DSM 10542 genome:
GGGTGTCGGTGTACGCGGTGTGCCCGCCCCAGAGCGTCAGCGCGAGCTCCTGGACGACCATGCCGTGGGCACGGGCCGCGAAGGCGTGCGCGAGCTCGTGGAGGAACACCGACACCATGAGCATGACGACGACGACGAACGCGCCCAGCAGGGTCTGCGAGCCGAGCTCGGGGCTGACCGTCCGGACCGTCGGGACGAACAGCAGGGTGAGCACGCCGACCATGAGCAGGGCGGACGGCTTGAGGAGCACGGGTGCTCCGGCGATGCGGCCGACGACCCAGCCTCTGCGCTTCTCCACAGGCGTCACCCTACGTCGCCCAGGTGTGGGTGGAGCACCCTAGGCTCGTCACCATGCAGCACCCCGACCCGCTCCCCGTCCTCGCCGACGTGCCGGCCCAGCCGCCGGCCGCCTCACCGGCCCCTCGCCGCCCCGGGCTGTCCCCGTCGCGCGCCAACGACTTCACCCAGTGCCCCCTGCTGTTCAGGTTCCGGGTCGTCGACCGCCTGCCCGAGCCGCCGAGCTCCGCGGCGGCCCGCGGCACGCTCGTGCACTCGGTCCTCGAGCGCCTGTACGACGCACCGCTCGGCGAACGGACCGTCGAGCTCGCGCAGAGCCTCATCCCGGGCGAGTGGGACCGGCTGCGCGAGGCCTCCCCCGAGTACGGCGAGCTGTTCGCCGACGCCGCGCAGACCGAGGGGTGGCTCGACGGCGCGGGGCGGCTCGTGTCCACGTACTTCACCCTCGAGGACCCCAACCGGCTCGAGCCCGAGTCGCGCGAGACGTTCGTCGAGTCGCAGCTCGACGGCGGGCCGCTCATGCGGGGCATCGTCGACCGCATCGACGTGGCCCCGAACGGCGCCGTGCGCGTGGTCGACTACAAGTCCGGCAAGTCGCCGCGCCCCGGG
This genomic interval carries:
- a CDS encoding RecB family exonuclease, which gives rise to MQHPDPLPVLADVPAQPPAASPAPRRPGLSPSRANDFTQCPLLFRFRVVDRLPEPPSSAAARGTLVHSVLERLYDAPLGERTVELAQSLIPGEWDRLREASPEYGELFADAAQTEGWLDGAGRLVSTYFTLEDPNRLEPESRETFVESQLDGGPLMRGIVDRIDVAPNGAVRVVDYKSGKSPRPGYAGSAEFQMRFYGLVLWRERGEIPKMLQLVYLGDGQVLRSEPTEAQLLATEQKVRTIWTSIETAATTGVWAPRRSKLCGWCAHQSVCPEFGGTPPEIDPDAVERATGVRPAA